In the Juglans microcarpa x Juglans regia isolate MS1-56 chromosome 6D, Jm3101_v1.0, whole genome shotgun sequence genome, one interval contains:
- the LOC121234351 gene encoding probable ADP-ribosylation factor GTPase-activating protein AGD8, whose product MASDGYPDKNALFRKLKAKSENKMCFDCNAKNPTWASVTYGIFLCIDCSAAHRSLGVHISFVRSTNLDSWTPEQLKMMTFGGNNRAQVFFKQHGWTDGGKIEAKYTSRAADLYRQILSKEVAKSLAEETGLPSSPVSSQSTQAAYGLPDVKTSEAPKENALSRQDVPDISALPKAPHAVATSTVKKPLGAKKIGKTGLGARKLTTKSSESLYDQKPEEPAIPVSSTNSTPTAGSSFASRFEYLENVQSAENSSSGPHMISHVSPPKSSSFFTDFGMDSGFPKKAGSNSSKVQIQETDEARKKFSNAKSISSAQFFGDQNKATDVDAQASLQKFSGSTAISSSDLFGDSTDHSIDLTNDLINRLSFQAQQDISNLKNIAGETGKKLSSLASNLITDLQDRIL is encoded by the exons ATGGCATCGGATGGGTATCCTGACAAGAACGCCCTTTTCAGAAAACTGAAAGCAAAGTCGGAAAACAAG ATGTGTTTCGATTGTAATGCAAAGAACCCTACTTGGGCGTCCGTGACGTACGGGATCTTCCTCTGCATCGATTGTTCGGCCGCGCATCGAAGCCTCGGAGTCCACATTAGCTTCGTCAG GTCTACAAACTTAGACTCATGGACTCCTGAGCAGCTGAAAATGATGACTTTTGGGGGAAACAATCGTGCACAGGTTTTCTTTAAGCAGCATGGATGGACTGATGGGGGCAAAATTGAAGCTAAATATACATCAAGAGCTGCCGACTTATATAGGCAAATCCTTTCAAAGGAAGTTGCTAAAAGTTTGGCAGAAGAGACAGGTTTACCATCATCACCTGTTTCTTCTCAGTCAACACAAGCTGCTTATGGACTCCCTGATGTCAAGACAAGTGAAGCTCCGAAAGAGAACGCTTTATCAAGGCAAGATGTACCCGATATATCTGCCTTGCCTAAAGCTCCTCATGCAGTTGCTACCAGTACTGTTAAGAAGCCTCTCGGTGCAAAGAAAATTGGGAAGACTGGGCTTGGTGCTAGAAAGCTTACTACGAAG TCAAGCGAAAGTCTCTATGATCAGAAGCCTGAGGAACCAGCTATTCCAGTTTCCTCCACAAATAGCACTCCAACAGCTGGCTCATCTTTTGCATCGCGCTTTGAATATCTTGAAAATGTCCAATCTGCTGAGAATAGCTCCAGTGGGCCTCACATGATCAGCCATGTATCTCCACCAAAGTCTTCAAGCTTCTTTACAGATTTTGGAATGGACAGCGGTTTTCCAAAGAAAGCTGGCTCAAATTCCTCAAAAGTGCAA ATTCAGGAAACTGATGAAGCAAGGAAGAAGTTCTCAAATGCGAAATCTATTTCATCTGCCCAATTCTTTGGGGATCAGAACAAAGCTACTGACGTAGATGCTCAAGCATCTTTGCAGAAGTTCTCA GGTTCAACTGCCATTTCCAGTTCTGATCTTTTCGGTGACAGCACAGATCATTCCATTGATCTTACTAATGACCTCATCAATCGACTCTCTTTCCAG GCACAACAGGATATTTCCAACCTTAAAAACAT